A genomic stretch from Deltaproteobacteria bacterium includes:
- a CDS encoding DUF4266 domain-containing protein: MGWRSFSDRTKAAALAGLVAAAAAGCGRYAVRPSEKEHLADRAMQFDEDAAETAADEHVLTNREAAAGGRGAQGGGCGCN; encoded by the coding sequence GTGGGCTGGCGATCTTTTTCTGACCGAACGAAAGCGGCGGCGCTCGCGGGCCTGGTCGCCGCGGCGGCGGCCGGCTGCGGCCGCTACGCGGTGCGCCCCTCGGAGAAGGAGCACCTGGCCGACCGCGCGATGCAGTTCGACGAGGACGCCGCCGAGACCGCCGCCGACGAGCACGTGCTCACCAATCGCGAAGCCGCGGCCGGCGGCCGCGGTGCACAGGGAGGCGGATGCGGCTGCAACTGA
- a CDS encoding tetratricopeptide repeat protein — protein sequence MFGQGEISVSRQDSAFDRAKTQPADHFAVRGVRSPLVGRDAELAAMRDALATAVDFQAPQIVTVIGNQGTGKTRLVAELIERHVAPPVRVFCGRSSQNGPKHEALATYLRDRFAIKESDPRERQMAVFRREVEAVFGDARIGEVLHFLGGFLDLHFPDSPFLRVLKDNPEQHAEIARTVLRRFIEMDAARSPLVMVFDDLQWADDDTLRLLREVAAGLGGSAVVLIACTRPDMLIRCPQWADAGTDHLRIELRNLPDDAAEDMFRKLLARCGDVPEDIVEDAVEMTGGNPYFLEELVRLFLANGTIDATGERWALDPDKAAATELPISIEEAIEARIAALEAAERDVLEKGAVFGHVFWTGAIVAMQRIEAHERERAARADSAPVPPRPNLSYEWTAESEPIRYQVERIIDDLVERDYLLRLEPEDSTIAGDVELVFKHNLERELVAKSTEPSRRARYHRVAGQWLEARLSDRSEEQLEFLAQLYERGGDRRRAARCYLAGGDKARARYANAQAVELYTRGLAMLEDDDALARLEALHNLGDVLDLVGRTDEALARFSEMLQAAWLFDNQAKAGAAHGRLGRIYRRRGEYDRAMDHLREAHRLFERARDQRGVAGALDDIGRVHWLRGQYAQALNYYRQALAIRRALGDRRSIALSLANIGRVHRDSGAFKAAVEQFREALDLRRDAGDMQGVVQSLVDLGGVHADDDNFEMALDLLREGLTIAVDIGDKLAEAQVLSLLAECEGNVGHVDDALAHLARALELARALSDRATLAESHRRLAAIHLAAGDAAKARDEADRALRLGESIGSAVHVGTAHRVLGAVLAAGPLPPADRAATEEHFRKAVDILGELNNAIELARCYRAYAAFRERCGDAASAAELRRRADEIFGRLRGAAAVE from the coding sequence ATGTTCGGGCAAGGTGAGATCTCCGTGAGCAGGCAGGACAGCGCGTTCGACCGGGCCAAGACCCAGCCCGCGGACCATTTCGCGGTGCGCGGCGTGCGCAGTCCGCTCGTGGGCCGCGACGCCGAACTCGCGGCGATGCGCGACGCGCTCGCGACCGCAGTCGACTTCCAGGCGCCGCAGATCGTGACGGTGATCGGCAACCAGGGCACCGGCAAGACGCGCCTCGTCGCGGAGCTGATCGAGCGCCACGTTGCGCCGCCGGTGCGCGTGTTCTGCGGCCGCAGCTCGCAAAACGGCCCGAAACACGAGGCGCTCGCGACGTATTTGCGCGATCGGTTCGCCATCAAGGAATCGGATCCGCGCGAGCGCCAAATGGCGGTGTTCCGCCGCGAGGTCGAAGCGGTGTTCGGCGATGCGCGCATCGGCGAGGTGCTGCACTTCCTCGGCGGGTTCCTCGACCTGCACTTCCCCGACTCGCCGTTTTTGCGGGTGCTCAAGGACAACCCGGAGCAGCACGCCGAGATCGCGCGGACGGTGCTGCGCCGTTTCATCGAGATGGACGCGGCGCGCAGCCCGCTGGTGATGGTGTTCGACGACCTGCAGTGGGCCGACGACGACACGCTGCGGCTATTGCGCGAGGTCGCCGCCGGGCTCGGCGGCTCGGCGGTCGTGCTGATCGCCTGCACTCGGCCCGACATGCTGATTCGCTGCCCGCAGTGGGCCGACGCGGGGACCGACCATCTGCGCATCGAGCTGCGCAATCTGCCGGACGACGCCGCCGAGGACATGTTTCGAAAACTGCTGGCCCGGTGCGGCGACGTGCCGGAGGACATCGTCGAGGACGCGGTCGAGATGACCGGCGGCAACCCATACTTCCTCGAGGAACTGGTCCGCTTGTTCCTCGCGAACGGCACGATCGACGCCACCGGCGAGCGGTGGGCGCTCGACCCGGACAAGGCCGCGGCGACCGAACTGCCCATCTCGATCGAGGAGGCGATCGAGGCGCGGATCGCCGCGCTGGAGGCCGCCGAGCGCGACGTGCTCGAAAAGGGCGCGGTATTCGGCCACGTGTTCTGGACCGGCGCGATCGTCGCGATGCAGCGGATCGAGGCACACGAGCGCGAGCGGGCGGCGCGCGCGGACAGCGCGCCGGTGCCGCCGCGGCCGAACTTGTCGTACGAGTGGACCGCCGAGTCGGAGCCGATCCGCTACCAGGTCGAACGCATCATCGACGACCTGGTCGAGCGCGACTACCTGCTGCGCCTCGAGCCGGAGGACTCCACGATCGCCGGCGACGTCGAGCTCGTGTTCAAGCACAACCTCGAGCGCGAGCTGGTCGCCAAGAGCACCGAGCCCAGCCGCCGCGCCCGCTACCACCGCGTCGCCGGCCAGTGGCTGGAGGCACGCCTGTCCGACCGCTCCGAGGAGCAGCTCGAGTTCCTCGCGCAACTGTACGAGCGCGGAGGCGACCGGCGCCGCGCGGCGCGCTGTTACCTCGCCGGCGGCGACAAGGCGCGGGCGCGCTACGCGAATGCACAGGCGGTCGAGCTGTACACGCGGGGCCTGGCGATGCTCGAGGACGACGACGCGCTCGCGCGCCTCGAGGCGCTGCACAACCTCGGGGACGTCCTCGATCTGGTCGGCCGGACGGACGAGGCGCTCGCGCGGTTCTCGGAGATGCTTCAGGCGGCGTGGCTGTTCGACAACCAGGCCAAGGCCGGCGCCGCCCACGGCCGACTCGGCCGCATCTACCGGCGCCGGGGCGAGTACGACCGCGCGATGGATCACCTGCGCGAGGCGCACCGCCTGTTCGAGCGCGCGCGCGACCAGCGCGGCGTCGCGGGTGCACTCGACGACATCGGCCGCGTCCATTGGCTGCGCGGCCAATACGCCCAGGCGCTCAACTACTATCGCCAGGCGCTCGCGATTCGCCGGGCGCTCGGCGACCGCCGGTCGATCGCGCTGTCGCTAGCGAACATCGGCCGGGTACACCGCGACTCGGGGGCGTTCAAGGCGGCGGTCGAGCAATTCCGCGAGGCGCTCGACCTGCGGCGCGACGCCGGCGACATGCAGGGGGTCGTGCAGTCGCTCGTCGACCTGGGCGGTGTCCACGCCGACGACGACAACTTCGAGATGGCGCTCGACCTGTTGCGCGAAGGGCTGACCATCGCCGTGGACATCGGCGACAAGCTGGCGGAGGCGCAGGTGCTGTCGCTGCTGGCCGAGTGCGAGGGCAACGTTGGCCACGTCGACGACGCGCTGGCCCACCTGGCCCGCGCGCTCGAGTTGGCGCGCGCGCTCAGCGACCGCGCCACGCTGGCCGAATCGCACCGGCGGCTGGCGGCCATTCACCTGGCCGCGGGCGACGCCGCCAAGGCGCGCGACGAGGCGGACCGAGCCCTGCGGCTGGGCGAGTCGATCGGCTCGGCCGTGCACGTCGGCACGGCTCACCGGGTGCTGGGGGCCGTGCTCGCCGCCGGGCCGTTGCCGCCGGCGGACCGGGCGGCGACCGAGGAACACTTCCGTAAGGCGGTCGACATCCTCGGCGAACTCAACAACGCGATCGAACTCGCGCGCTGCTATCGCGCGTACGCCGCGTTTCGCGAGCGGTGCGGCGACGCCGCATCGGCGGCCGAACTGCGCCGCCGCGCCGACGAGATCTTCGGCCGGTTGCGCGGCGCCGCCGCGGTGGAGTAG
- a CDS encoding CCA tRNA nucleotidyltransferase, protein MLSRVRRVSRAVRRRRIGGRTAPPRRRDLRPVARRRRGGVGRGAAVERTGRRAPAGHRSPSGRHAAPRGPSRCGGGVTGDPRIDLPVARPARTVCRVLRGAGHEAYVVGGAVRDALLGRPVAEWDVTTGALPDEVMALFRRTIPTGVDHGTVTVVIGGTPIEVTTYRGEGTYSDARRPDEVHFGVPLREDLARRDFTINAIAYDPDSGRLVDPFDGRGDLERRVLRAVGDPRERFREDGLRVMRAVRFVAALGFDVDPATEAAIPGALPSLRKVSAERVRVELFKLLAAPHAARGLAVAERTGVLDAILPERSEPIAVVDALPPDAPLRFAALIAGADARTAGRVARRLRLSNEDRRRVERAIEHGRAAYGPGWTDADVRRFVARAGRAHAMDAALVARAVHGAADLPDRVRAVLDRGEPVAVGDLAITGADVMRILGVPPGPEVGRALDRLLDAVLEDPSQNTPDALAARLAAGE, encoded by the coding sequence CTGCTATCGCGCGTACGCCGCGTTTCGCGAGCGGTGCGGCGACGCCGCATCGGCGGCCGAACTGCGCCGCCGCGCCGACGAGATCTTCGGCCGGTTGCGCGGCGCCGCCGCGGTGGAGTAGGGCGTGGCGCCGCCGTCGAGCGCACAGGCCGCCGCGCGCCGGCCGGGCACAGGTCGCCGTCGGGCCGCCATGCCGCACCGCGCGGGCCGTCCCGATGCGGAGGCGGTGTGACCGGCGACCCGCGCATCGATCTCCCGGTGGCCCGGCCCGCGCGCACCGTGTGCCGCGTTTTGCGCGGCGCCGGCCACGAGGCGTACGTCGTCGGCGGCGCGGTCCGCGATGCGCTGCTCGGCCGCCCGGTGGCCGAATGGGACGTGACGACCGGCGCGCTGCCCGACGAGGTGATGGCGCTGTTTCGCCGGACGATCCCGACCGGCGTCGACCACGGCACGGTGACGGTGGTCATCGGCGGCACGCCGATCGAGGTGACCACGTACCGTGGCGAGGGAACCTATTCCGATGCGCGCCGCCCGGACGAGGTGCACTTCGGCGTGCCGCTGCGAGAGGACCTGGCGCGGCGGGATTTCACGATCAACGCGATCGCGTACGACCCGGACAGCGGTCGCCTCGTCGACCCGTTCGACGGGCGCGGCGACTTGGAGCGGCGCGTGTTGCGGGCGGTCGGGGATCCGCGCGAGCGGTTTCGCGAGGACGGCCTGCGCGTGATGCGCGCAGTCAGGTTTGTGGCGGCGCTCGGCTTCGATGTCGATCCCGCGACCGAGGCGGCGATCCCCGGCGCGCTGCCGTCGTTGCGCAAGGTGTCGGCCGAGCGCGTGCGCGTCGAGCTGTTCAAGTTGCTCGCGGCGCCGCATGCGGCACGCGGGCTCGCCGTCGCGGAGCGCACCGGCGTGCTCGACGCGATCCTGCCCGAGCGCAGCGAGCCGATCGCCGTCGTCGACGCGCTGCCGCCGGACGCGCCGCTGCGGTTTGCCGCGCTGATCGCGGGCGCCGACGCGCGCACGGCGGGACGCGTCGCCCGCCGCCTGCGGCTGTCGAACGAGGACCGCCGCCGCGTCGAGCGCGCGATCGAACACGGCCGCGCGGCCTACGGACCGGGCTGGACCGACGCCGACGTTCGCCGGTTCGTCGCGCGCGCCGGCCGGGCGCACGCGATGGACGCCGCACTGGTGGCGCGCGCCGTGCACGGCGCCGCGGACCTGCCCGATCGCGTGCGCGCGGTGCTCGACCGCGGCGAGCCGGTGGCCGTCGGCGACCTGGCGATCACCGGCGCGGACGTGATGCGCATTCTGGGCGTGCCGCCGGGGCCCGAGGTCGGCCGGGCGCTCGACCGCCTGCTGGACGCGGTGCTCGAGGATCCGTCGCAGAACACCCCCGACGCGCTCGCGGCGCGGCTGGCCGCCGGGGAGTGA